The following is a genomic window from Caldicellulosiruptoraceae bacterium PP1.
TTGAGGTGCTCCCCTAATGGTATACAATACGAACCATTCAGAACCGTCCCCGTTGGCTCAAAAACAAAGATTCCTAAAGCACTTCCTAAAACATTTATTTTGTTCATTGCAAATGAAGTATTCATAGTAATATTAGACTTACCTATAGAACGAAAAACTGCCGCAATAGAGTTATAGATGCCTAAAAAATGGATAAGATAAACCAGAATATATAAAAAATATTATAGCTGCTTTCATTACATTATTATTTACTTTTCCAAAAAGTCCAGTAAGAATTGGATTTTTGAAAAAAATTACGATTACCATAAGTATGATTGAAAAAATAAAAACGATAGAATTTAGCTGATTTGCAGCTTTAGAGGCCTGATCTTCTTCTTTATTACCAATGTATTGAGAAACAACCACAGCACCACCAGTAGCAAGTGCACCTAATACAAAGATAACTAGAAAATTTATCATATCAACCAATGAAACACCTGATATTGTTTCTTCTCCAGCATAATAAATCATCATTGTAGTAATTATGCCCATAATTACAATTAGAATCTGTTCCATAAAGAGCGGAATAATCAGTTTTTTCAATTCATTATTTGAAAACATAAAAACACCTCAGCATCATAAGCAAAATATTTAATATTTGAATTATCAAACACATAACTGTTTATGTATTAACAATAAAGTTAATTGATAAATATCATAACACGTGTAGTTAACTTCAAGTCAAGTAAATTTCAATAATGAATAATAAGTTTTATTAAAAACCTAAATGCTAAATTAACTATCAGCTTGCATGAAGCTAATTTTATAATAAAAATAAAAAAATGCTTGACTTGGAGTTAACTCAAAAAAGTATATTATTCATATAGATTATATGTGTATAAAAAGATAAAATTAACAACATTATTAAAATTAAAATAGGAGTGAAGCATATGAATAAAAGGTTAGGTTTTGGTTGTATGCGGTTGCCACTGCTTGACAAAAGTGATAATACATCAATAGATAAAGAAACACTTGAAAAAATGGTAGACATTTTTTTAGAAAAAGGGTTTTATTACTTTGATACTGCATATACATATCATAACTATATGAGTGAAGAGATAATGAGAGAGGCTCTTGTTAAGAGATATAGTAGAGATAAGTTTACATTTGCTACAAAACTACCAATGAGAGATTTAATAACATATGAGGATCAAGAAAGAATTTTTAATGAGCAATTGAATAACTGTGGAGTGGAATATTTTGATTATTATCTACTTCACAATATTGGTGTTAATGCGTATAAAAAAGCTTGTGAGTTGGATAGCTTTGGCTTTGGTTTCGAAAAGAAAAAAGAAGGTAAAATAAAGAATTTTGGATTATCATTTCATGACACACCAGAATTACTTGATGAAATTTTAACTAACCATCCTGAAATAGATTTTGTTCAGTTGCAAATAAATTATATTGATTGGGAAAATCCAGGAATTCAATCAAAAAGATGCTATGAGGTTGCAAGAAAGCATAATAAACCAATAATAGTTATGGAACCATGTAAAGGCGGGAATCTTGCTAACCTTCCAAAAAAAGCTGAAGAGATATTTAAGGAGTACAATCCAAATGCTTCAAATGCTTCATGGGCTATTCGTTTTGCGGCAAGTCAAGAAGGTGTTATAATGGTTTTAAGTGGAATGAACTCTACAGAACAGGTTCTTGATAATACATCCTATATGACTGACTTCAAACCACTAAATGAAGAAGAATATAAGATTATTAATAAAGCAATAGAAATTATTAATGAAAACACAGTTATTCCTTGCACTGGTTGCAGATATTGCGAAAAAGATTGTCTCCAAAAAATTGCTATTTCAGACTATTTTGCATTATATAACAATACAAAACTTGCTACAACAAGCAATATATCAAGTCAATTTGTTTATTATTTGAACCTTACATCAAGATATGGCAAAGCAGAAGACTGCATAGGATGTGAACAGTGCGAAAAATCTTGTCCACAACATTTGAAAATATCTGAGCTATTAAAAGATGTGTCTAAAACATTTGATATTACACCTC
Proteins encoded in this region:
- a CDS encoding MATE family efflux transporter, translating into MFSNNELKKLIIPLFMEQILIVIMGIITTMMIYYAGEETISGVSLVDMINFLVIFVLGALATGGAVVVSQYIGNKEEDQASKAANQLNSIVFIFSIILMVIVIFFKNPILTGLFGKVNNNVMKAAIIFFIYSGLSYPFFRHL
- a CDS encoding aldo/keto reductase, giving the protein MNKRLGFGCMRLPLLDKSDNTSIDKETLEKMVDIFLEKGFYYFDTAYTYHNYMSEEIMREALVKRYSRDKFTFATKLPMRDLITYEDQERIFNEQLNNCGVEYFDYYLLHNIGVNAYKKACELDSFGFGFEKKKEGKIKNFGLSFHDTPELLDEILTNHPEIDFVQLQINYIDWENPGIQSKRCYEVARKHNKPIIVMEPCKGGNLANLPKKAEEIFKEYNPNASNASWAIRFAASQEGVIMVLSGMNSTEQVLDNTSYMTDFKPLNEEEYKIINKAIEIINENTVIPCTGCRYCEKDCLQKIAISDYFALYNNTKLATTSNISSQFVYYLNLTSRYGKAEDCIGCEQCEKSCPQHLKISELLKDVSKTFDITPPFPTRKK